A window of the Terriglobia bacterium genome harbors these coding sequences:
- the ric gene encoding iron-sulfur cluster repair di-iron protein: MGPKSVRVLLAEHKEAKKILAELGSLLPSSEILQSERRKETMPITASKTVRELAVEVPNATRVFEKLGIDYCCGGHKSLEEACATANTSIDRVLLALEQGVDAAVPAAERDWNAAPLSALVDHIVDEHHAYVKSEVPRLQALIAKVVGVHGKNHPELEQVQVAFGELGNELAAHMMKEEQILFPFVKQMSSGKGCGPSCFGTVQNPIRVMMMEHDGAGEKLREMRQATQNYTLPQDSCFSYGTLFSALVEFEQDLHQHIHLENNILFPRAIALER; the protein is encoded by the coding sequence ATGGGGCCGAAATCAGTGCGGGTCCTGCTGGCCGAGCACAAGGAAGCCAAGAAGATCCTGGCGGAATTGGGATCGTTGCTGCCGTCCTCCGAGATTCTTCAGTCAGAGAGAAGGAAGGAAACCATGCCAATCACCGCTAGCAAGACCGTCCGCGAGCTGGCCGTCGAAGTGCCCAATGCCACCCGGGTGTTCGAAAAGCTGGGCATCGACTACTGTTGCGGAGGACACAAGTCGCTGGAAGAGGCCTGCGCGACGGCGAACACGTCCATCGACCGTGTCCTGCTCGCGCTGGAGCAGGGTGTGGACGCGGCTGTCCCTGCTGCCGAGCGCGACTGGAACGCTGCCCCGCTGAGCGCGCTGGTGGACCATATCGTTGACGAGCACCACGCCTACGTGAAAAGCGAAGTACCGCGGCTCCAGGCGCTGATCGCCAAGGTAGTCGGGGTGCACGGCAAGAACCATCCCGAACTGGAGCAGGTGCAGGTTGCGTTCGGCGAGCTGGGCAATGAGCTCGCCGCGCACATGATGAAGGAAGAGCAGATCCTGTTTCCCTTCGTGAAGCAGATGTCGAGCGGCAAAGGCTGCGGGCCGTCGTGCTTCGGCACCGTGCAGAACCCCATCCGGGTCATGATGATGGAGCACGACGGGGCGGGGGAGAAGCTGCGCGAGATGCGCCAGGCAACCCAAAACTACACGCTTCCGCAGGACTCCTGCTTCAGCTATGGCACGCTGTTCAGCGCGCTGGTGGAATTTGAGCAGGACCTGCACCAGCACATCCACCTGGAGAACAACATCCTGTTCCCGAGGGCGATCGCGCTAGAGCGGTAG
- a CDS encoding NnrS family protein, which yields MVITEDTSVAEVVKAVPTARRVFDKHGLHGCGGANGPNEPLSFFAAVHQVDLSGLLEELNAEATHPTREERYVYQESLEDFIYRRFFKAGIAIVLTVGALWGAVNLAQIAIGKSFLQLHLVQSIHAHAHAMIFGWVGLFVMGFAYQSFPRFKNTKLWRPDLANLSFYLMIAGIIARMSAELLIETGSGLALGFFSGAVELIAILLFLTVLYKTACNSIEPHNPYEKFIAGSFLWFFVQALVSDFFFFAKATAIGHQQLIRRIALIDGPLRDIQLLGFVALIIAGVSQRFVPLVYGLKRPKKDRQSLIFAVMNVALVLNVISYVAVLTTGNLAWGIGLEIAYLLMPLWAVLLAIQLGVFSKPTQPDRTFKFIRAAYVWLIIANTMMPFFLVYGILTHQGFAHAYMGAHRHAFTVGFISMMIMGVAGRVAPILAGVDARKLSSLWGPFFLIMVGCSGRVGLQIATDFWPNVAYPLVGLTGFIEVTALAWWGIGLWRVMNASRTERANVLGMPTPASPLPILQ from the coding sequence ATGGTCATCACCGAGGACACCAGCGTAGCTGAAGTGGTGAAGGCGGTCCCGACCGCACGGCGCGTGTTCGACAAGCACGGGCTGCACGGCTGCGGCGGAGCGAACGGCCCCAACGAACCGCTCTCGTTCTTCGCCGCCGTCCACCAGGTTGACCTTTCGGGCCTGCTGGAAGAACTCAATGCCGAGGCAACGCACCCGACGAGGGAAGAGCGCTACGTCTACCAGGAATCTTTGGAAGACTTCATTTACCGGCGGTTCTTCAAGGCCGGAATTGCGATCGTGCTGACCGTGGGCGCGCTGTGGGGTGCGGTGAACCTGGCGCAGATCGCGATCGGCAAGAGCTTCCTGCAACTGCACCTGGTGCAGTCCATCCACGCGCATGCGCACGCCATGATCTTCGGCTGGGTGGGATTGTTCGTGATGGGCTTTGCCTACCAGAGCTTTCCGCGCTTCAAGAACACGAAGCTGTGGCGCCCGGACTTGGCGAATCTGTCGTTCTACCTGATGATCGCGGGCATCATCGCGCGCATGTCGGCGGAACTGCTGATCGAGACCGGCTCGGGGCTGGCGCTGGGGTTCTTCTCCGGCGCAGTGGAACTGATCGCGATCCTGCTCTTCCTGACCGTGCTCTACAAGACGGCCTGCAACTCCATCGAGCCGCACAATCCGTACGAGAAGTTCATCGCGGGGTCCTTTCTTTGGTTCTTCGTGCAGGCGCTGGTGAGCGATTTCTTCTTCTTCGCCAAGGCGACTGCGATCGGGCACCAGCAACTGATCCGCCGCATCGCCCTGATCGATGGTCCGCTGCGCGACATCCAGTTGCTGGGATTCGTGGCGCTGATCATCGCGGGGGTGAGCCAGCGCTTCGTGCCGCTGGTGTACGGCCTGAAGCGGCCGAAGAAGGATCGCCAGTCGCTGATCTTCGCGGTCATGAACGTCGCGCTGGTGCTGAACGTCATCAGCTACGTCGCGGTGCTGACCACCGGCAACCTGGCGTGGGGCATCGGTCTGGAAATCGCCTACCTGCTGATGCCGCTGTGGGCGGTGCTGCTCGCCATCCAATTGGGCGTGTTCAGCAAGCCGACGCAGCCGGACCGCACCTTCAAGTTCATCCGCGCCGCGTATGTGTGGCTGATCATTGCCAATACCATGATGCCGTTCTTCCTGGTGTACGGCATCCTCACGCACCAGGGCTTCGCGCACGCCTACATGGGCGCGCACCGGCACGCGTTCACCGTCGGTTTCATCAGCATGATGATTATGGGCGTGGCGGGGCGAGTGGCGCCGATCCTGGCGGGTGTGGATGCGCGCAAGCTGTCGAGCCTGTGGGGTCCGTTCTTCCTTATTATGGTCGGTTGCAGCGGCCGGGTCGGGCTCCAGATCGCGACCGACTTTTGGCCCAACGTAGCCTATCCGCTGGTGGGGCTGACCGGCTTCATCGAAGTCACCGCGCTGGCGTGGTGGGGCATCGGGCTGTGGCGCGTGATGAACGCTTCGCGGACCGAGCGGGCCAACGTGCTGGGGATGCCCACGCCGGCCTCACCTCTCCCTATCCTGCAATAA
- a CDS encoding Crp/Fnr family transcriptional regulator codes for MPDTKAGRATVLARVPLFSDLSETELMFLSDRAVTKRYAEGELIFTEGDPCSGLYIIESGDVRIFKTSAGGREQVLTVERAGNSIAELPVFDGGAYPASASAASDAAILFISRNDFRALCLEHPEVALKVLRMVGLRLRRLVNIIEELSFTTVRHRLAALLMRFAREAGHRSGRAQFTLKANNQELASQIGTVRELVSRNLSRFQAEGLIQMDGKNITIPDIAKLEAEIRSEE; via the coding sequence ATGCCCGACACCAAAGCCGGACGCGCCACGGTCCTGGCGCGCGTCCCGTTATTCTCGGATCTCTCCGAGACAGAGCTGATGTTCCTTTCCGATCGTGCGGTGACCAAGCGCTACGCGGAAGGCGAGCTGATCTTCACCGAAGGCGACCCCTGCTCCGGGTTGTACATCATCGAATCGGGCGACGTGCGCATCTTCAAGACGTCGGCCGGGGGTCGTGAGCAGGTTCTGACCGTGGAGCGGGCCGGCAACTCCATCGCCGAGCTGCCCGTGTTCGACGGCGGGGCTTACCCGGCGTCGGCGTCGGCGGCCAGCGACGCGGCCATCCTGTTCATCAGCCGCAACGATTTCCGCGCCCTCTGCCTGGAGCACCCGGAGGTCGCACTGAAAGTGCTGCGCATGGTCGGCCTGCGCCTGCGTCGGCTGGTCAACATCATCGAGGAGCTTTCCTTCACCACGGTGCGGCACCGGCTGGCCGCGTTGCTCATGCGCTTCGCCCGCGAGGCCGGCCACCGCTCCGGCCGGGCCCAATTCACGCTCAAGGCCAATAATCAGGAGTTGGCCTCTCAGATCGGCACCGTCCGCGAGCTGGTGTCGAGGAACCTCAGCCGCTTCCAGGCCGAAGGCCTCATCCAGATGGACGGGAAGAACATCACCATCCCGGACATCGCCAAACTGGAAGCGGAGATCCGCAGCGAAGAGTAA
- a CDS encoding molecular chaperone TorD family protein: MSTADVAESPLRAFDWTDTDLYRLFAFLFAPPSPRCFQFLAQPETPAALRSLWELLECEGACPDFKWFSSYEEYESAYIALFDVGIPEPPVALFESAHDKTRPAQEIALENACFYEVLGLRSDPSQAVPDYLVTQLEFLAAVRYTAQHASEEDTRTSLARAEAEFLERHLLNWISGAHQKLARTGAPAFPLLLSLLVRFLKTRAEELTSPH, encoded by the coding sequence ATGTCTACTGCTGATGTTGCCGAAAGCCCGTTACGCGCGTTCGATTGGACGGATACAGATCTGTACCGGCTCTTTGCCTTCCTGTTCGCGCCTCCTTCGCCTCGGTGCTTTCAATTCCTCGCCCAGCCGGAAACGCCCGCCGCTCTGCGCAGCTTGTGGGAACTGCTGGAATGTGAAGGCGCATGCCCCGACTTCAAATGGTTTTCCAGTTACGAGGAGTACGAGTCAGCCTACATCGCGCTCTTCGATGTCGGCATTCCCGAGCCGCCCGTCGCTCTCTTCGAATCCGCTCACGACAAGACCAGGCCAGCCCAGGAGATCGCGCTGGAGAACGCCTGCTTCTACGAGGTTCTCGGGCTTCGCTCAGATCCGTCCCAAGCTGTCCCGGACTACCTCGTCACGCAACTGGAATTCCTTGCTGCCGTCCGCTACACCGCTCAGCACGCATCGGAAGAAGACACCAGGACCTCGCTGGCTCGCGCCGAAGCTGAGTTCCTCGAACGGCATCTCTTGAATTGGATCTCTGGCGCACACCAGAAGCTTGCTCGCACAGGCGCTCCGGCTTTCCCGCTCCTCTTGTCCCTGCTCGTGCGCTTCCTGAAAACGCGTGCTGAAGAACTGACGTCGCCTCACTGA